The genomic DNA GGATCGGAACTACAACTCGTACTGCAGCCGCGTGTGCTGCATGTACTCGCTCAAGTTCGCCCACCTGGTGCGGGAGAAGCTCCCGGACGCCGCCTGCTACGAGTTCTACATCGACATGCGGGCTTTCGGGAAGGGGTACGAGGAGTTCTTCGAGCGGATCAAGCACGAGGAGGTGTTCGTGGTCCGGGGGCGCTCCGCCAAGATCACCGAGAAGGAGGGGCGCATGCTCCTCAAGGGAGAGGACATCCTGAGCGACCGGGTGGTGGAGTTCCCGGTGGACATGGTCATCCTCTCCGTGGGCCTCGAGCCGGCCAAGGGCGCCGACGACCTCGCCCGATGCGTCGGCGTCTCCCGCGACGAGGACGGGTGGTTCACGGAGATGGACTACAACATCGAGCCGACCAGCACCGAGCGCGGCGGGATCTTCGTCGCGGGGGTCTGCCAGGGTCCGAAGGACATCCCGGACACGGTGGCGCAAGCGTCCGCGGTGGCCGCGCGCGTCCTGAAGAGCATCGTCAGCGGCTTCGGCCAGGGCAGCCGCGCGAGCCTCTCGCTCGAGGAGATCGAGGCGCGCGCGCGGACCCTGGCGGCGTCCTGAAGGAGGGAGCATGGCGATTCGAGCCAACCCCAGGCTGATCGACGAGCTGGAGCTGTACGGCGCGCAGGACGTGCAGAAGTGCTACCACTGCGGCAACTGCAGCGCGACCTGCCCGTTCTCGGCCGGGCCGTTCCTGTTTCCCAGGAAGTCCATGCGCTACCTCCAGATGGGGCTGGAGGACAAGCTCCGGGGGAATCTCGAGCCCTGGCTGTGCTACTACTGCGGGGAGTGCTCCGAGCAGTGCCCGCGGGAGGCGGAGCCCGGCGAGACCATGATGAGCATGCGCCGGTGGCTCACCTCCCGGTACGACTTCACCGGAATCTCACGGCTGTTCTACCGGTCGTGGAAGGCCGAGCTGACCGGGATCCTCCTGGTCGCGCTGCTGACCGGATTGGGCTTTTCCCTCTTCGGCGCCTCCCGAGGCCGCCTCGGCGTCGTCGACGGCCCCGGGGCGTTCCTCCCCTCCTCCGCGATCCACAAGTTCGACTGGGCACTGGGGATGTTCCTGCTGGCGCTCCTGCTCTCGAACTGCGCGCGGATGTGGTGGTTCTGCATCGGCCGCGAGGGGAAGCTCCACATCCCGCTGGCGAGCTACGTTCGGCAGGCCTGGCTCCTCCCGGTGCACTTCCTCACCCAGAAGCGCTACCGCGAGTGTGAGCGCAAGAGCCCCTGGGCGATCCACCTGGCGCTGATGCTCAGCTACCTGACCATGCTGATCCTGATCATGTTCTTCCTGCACCTGGTGCAGCGGGAGCCGATCGACCTCAGGGTGCACGTCTTCGGATGGCTCGCGACGGTGGGGCTCCTCGGCACCACCGCGTACGCAATCTTCGGCAGGATCAAGAAGACCCAGCCCCAGTACAAGCACTCCCACGAGACCGACTGGATCTTCCTGGTGCTGCTCGTGTACGTGGTGACCACCGGGATCCTCCAGCACATTCTCCACCGGGCCGGCCTCCCCGTCGCGACCAACGTCACGTACGTGATCCACATGATGGGGGTCGTCCCGATGCTTGGCCTCGAGGTCCCGTTCAGCAAGTGGGCCCACCTCGCTTACCGTCCACTGGGGATGTACTTCGCGGGGATCCAGGCGGAGGCGATCGAGGAAAAGGAGCGGCTCGCCGGCGCCATGCCGAAGGCGCAGGTGGCCTGAGGAGGCGGGATGGACGATTGCAAGATCGGCGTCTACGTTTGCAACTGCGGGACGAACATCGCCAAGGTGGTGGACTGCGACGCGCTGGCCAAGGCGGCCTCCGAGATGCCCCACGTGGCCGTGGCGCGCTCGTACAAGTACATGTGCTCCACCCCCGGCCAGGAGATGATCGTCCAGGACATCAAGGACCTCGGCCTCGACCGGGTCGTGGTCTCCGCGTGCAGCCCGCGCATGCACGAGCCGACCTTCAGGAAGGCGCTCCAGACCGGCGGCATCAATCCCTACTACCTCGAGATGGCGAACATCCGCGAGCAATGCAGCTGGGTCCACGAGGACCCGAGGGCCGCCACCGAGAAAGCGGCAGCACTGACCGGCGCGGCGGTCCGAAGGGTTCCCTTCCACGAGCCGCTGGAGAAGCGCTACGTGGACATGTGCTCGACCACCCTGGTGCTCGGCGGCGGGATCGCGGGCCTGACCGCGGCCCTCGAGCTTGGCGAATCCGGCCAGCCGGTGCTCCTCGTCGAGAAGACGGACCACCTGGGCGGCAACCTCGCCCGGGTGGACCTGACCGCGCCGTACCTCGACTCGGCGCGGGACATCCTGCGGGATCGGATCGCGCGGGTGATGGCGAATCCGAAGATCCGCGTCCTGCTCCGCGCCGAGCTCACCGAGTTCCAGGGATACGTCGGCAACTTCACAGCCCGGATCCTCTCTCCGGAAGGCCCGATCGAGGCGCCGGTGGGCTCCGCGGTCGTCTGCACCGGCTACCGCGAGTTCGACGCAGCGCAGATCGAGGAGTACGGCTACGGCCGCCTCCCGAACGTGATCACCTCCTTCGAATTCGAGACGATGCTGCGCGAGGGGCGGGTCCAGACCCGCGGCGGCCGCGTCCCGCAGTACGTCGCGCTGATCCACTGCGTGGGGAGCCGGAGCTCGAGGTGGCACGGCTACTGCTCCCGCGTCTGCTGCATGACCGCCCTGAAGTACGGGCACGAGATCAAGTCGGCGATCCCGGGGAGCTACGTCTACGACCTGTACATCGACATGCACGCGTTCGGGAAGGGGTGCGAGGACTTCTACAAGCGCTCCGCCGAGATAAAGACGATGTTCCTCATGTACAAGAAGGGGGAACATCCCGAGATCGTCGCGTCGGGCCCGGACGACGACTGCGAGATGCTCATCAAGGTGCACGAGATGCTCTCCGGCGAGGAGATCGAGGTCCCCGCCGACCTCGTAGTCCTGATGGTGGGCATGGAGGCCCGCGAGGACGCCGGCCGGGTGGCGCGCCTCGTGAACATCAGCCAGGACAAGGACGGCTGGTTCATCGAGAGCCACCCGAAGCTCGACCCGGTGGCCACCACGACCGACGGCGTCTTCATCGCGGGGGCCTGCCAGGCCCCGAAGGGGATCCCCGGGTCGGTGGCCCAGGCCGAGGCCGCCTCCGCCCGGATCCTCGCGAAGATCGTGCACGGCCGGATCGAGGTGGACGCGGTGTTCGCCGAGGTGGACGAGGACCGCTGCTCCGGCTGCAGGATGTGCAACGAGCTGTGCCCGTACACGGCCATCGAGTACGACGAGGCGAAGCGCCGGAGTCACGTGATCAGCGCCATGTGCAAGGCGTGCGGGTGCTGCGTCGCCGCCTGCCCCTCCGGGGCGATCAAGGGACGACACTTCACCGACCGGCAGATCCAGGCTGAAATCGAGGGGGTGCTGGAATGGGCTTCGAGCCGAGGATAGTCGGCTTTCTCTGCAACTGGTGCTCCTACACCGGTGCCGACCTCGCGGGGACCAGTCGCATCAAGTACCAGCCCAACGTCCGGGCGATCCGGGTCATGTGCTCCGCGCGGGTGGACCCGCAGTTCGTTCTCAGGGCCTTCGCGTCGGGCGCCGACGGGGTGCTGCTGTGCGGCTGCCATCCGGGCGACTGCCACTACTCCGAGGGGAATTACAAGACCGCCCGCCGCATCCCGCTCCTGAAGCGCTTGCTCGCCGATTTCGGGATCGAGGACGACCGGCTCCGCCTCGAGTGGGTCAGCGCCAGCGAGGGGCGGAGGTACGCGGACGTGGTGGACGACATGACCAACCGGATCCGGGCGCTGGGACCGTGCAAGGTGCGCACGGTCCTCGCCACGGACCGGGTGGAGAGGTGACCATGGCCGACCGCAAGCTCCAGATCGCGCTCTACTGGGGAGCCGCCTGCGGCGGTTGCGACGTCGCCGTCCTGGACACCCACGAGTTCATCCTCGACATCGCGGCGCTGGCCGACATCCGGCTCTGGCCGATCGCGACCGACGGGAAGTACGCGGACATCGAGGCGATGGAGGACCGCGAGCTGGACGTGACGTTCTTCAACGGCGCGGTGCGCAACAGCGAGAACGAGCACGTCGCGAAGCTCCTGCGCCGGAAGAGCAGGGTCCTGGTCGCGTTCGGCTCCTGCGCGCACCTGGGCGGGATCCCCGGCCTCGCCAACCAGGTCACCAAGGAAGAGATCTTCGACCGGGCGTACCTCGACAACCCGTCGATCCAGCCCGGCAACCGCACCACTCCGCTCACCCTGACTCACGTGGACGCGGGCGACCTCACGATCCCGCAGTTCTACCAGCGAGTGTACAAGCTCGGCGACGTGGTCGAGGTGGATTACCTCCTCCCCGGCTGCCCTCCCGCCCCGGACCAGGTGAAGGCCACGATCCTCGCCATCGCCGGCGGCAACCTCCCGCCCTTGGGCTCCGTGGTCGGGGCCTCGGACCGGGCCCTCTGCGACGACTGCAAGCGGGTCAAGAAGGAGAAGAAGGTCAAGCGCTTCTACCGACCTTGGGAGATCCTCCAGGACCCCGAGCTGTGCCTCATGGAGCAGGGGATCCTCTGCTCCGGCTCCGCGACCCGCTCCGGGTGCGGCGTCCGCTGCCCGAACAGCGGGATGCCCTGCCGCGGCTGCTACGGTCCCGCTCCCGGCGTGACCGACCAGGGGGCGAAGCTCCTGAGCGCCGTGTCTTCCATCATCGACAGCCGCGATCCCGCCGAGATCGACCGGATCCTCGACGGGCTCCCCGACTTCCTGGGATACGCGTACCGGTTCGCGCTTCCCGCATCTCTGCTTCAGAGGAGCATCCGCTGATGGGCAGGAAGATCAGCATCGACCCGATCACGCGGCTCGAGGGGCACGGGAAGATCGAGATCTTCCTGGACCCCGAAGGCGGCGTCGAGGACTGCTACTTCCAGATCCCGGAGCTCAGGGGATTCGAGCGGTTCGTGGTGGGGCGGCCGATCGAGGAGCTCCCCCGGATCGTCACCCGCATCTGCGGGGTCTGCCCGGCCAGCCACCACATGGCCGGCGCCAAGGCGGTGGACGGCTGCTTCGGGAAGCAGATCGCGCCGCTGGCCGTCAAGCTGCGCGACATGTACTACCAGGCGCACTACCTCCACAGCCACATCGCGCATTTCTACGCGCTGGCGGCTCCGGACTTCGTCTGCGGCCCGGACTGCGATCCCGCGACCCGGAACATCCTCGGGGTCGTCGCGAAGGTGGGTCTCGAGATCGGCGGCAGGGTGATCAAGTCGCGGGCCCAGGCCCAGTCCATCCAGATGATCCTGGGTGGAAAGACGACCCACCTCGTCTGGTGCCTCCCCGGCGGCGTGTCCAAGGGCCTCAAGAAAGAGGAGCTGGACGAGATCCGGCCGATGGCCGCCGACCTCTACGATTTTTCCCTGTTCTCGCTCCAGCTCTTCAAGGACGTCGTGCTCGGGAACGCCGGGTACGTCGAGCTGATCCTCAAGGGACCCTATACCCTCGACGTTCAGCAGATGGGGCTCGTGGACGAGAACAACGCCCCGAACTTCTACGACGGGAAGGTCCGCGTCGTGGACTTCGAGGGGAAGGAGATCTGCAAGTACGCCGCCGAGGACTACGCCCAGTTCGTCGGCGAGCACGTGGAGCCCTGGAGCTACCTCAAGTTCCCGTACCTGAGGAAGCGCGGGTGGAAAGGATTCGTCGAGGGGATCGACTCCAGCATCTACTGCGCCACTCCCCTCGCCCGGCTGAACGTGGCGGATCGAATGGCGACGCCGAAGGCCCAGGAGGCTTACGAGGAGATGTTCTCGACCCTCGGGCAGAAGCCCTGCCGCGCGCTCCTCGCGCAGCACTGGGCCCGTCTCGTCGAGATGGTCCAGAACGCCGAGACCCTGCTCCGCTACTGCAAGGACCCGGAGATCACCGGCGAGACGTTCCGGGTCATCCCGGAGAGGATCACGGGGGAAGGAGTCGGGATCGTCGAGGCGATGCGCGGTACGCTCACCCACCACTACACCTGCGACGAGCGCGG from Terriglobia bacterium includes the following:
- a CDS encoding oxidoreductase, which gives rise to MADRKLQIALYWGAACGGCDVAVLDTHEFILDIAALADIRLWPIATDGKYADIEAMEDRELDVTFFNGAVRNSENEHVAKLLRRKSRVLVAFGSCAHLGGIPGLANQVTKEEIFDRAYLDNPSIQPGNRTTPLTLTHVDAGDLTIPQFYQRVYKLGDVVEVDYLLPGCPPAPDQVKATILAIAGGNLPPLGSVVGASDRALCDDCKRVKKEKKVKRFYRPWEILQDPELCLMEQGILCSGSATRSGCGVRCPNSGMPCRGCYGPAPGVTDQGAKLLSAVSSIIDSRDPAEIDRILDGLPDFLGYAYRFALPASLLQRSIR
- a CDS encoding 4Fe-4S dicluster domain-containing protein — protein: MAIRANPRLIDELELYGAQDVQKCYHCGNCSATCPFSAGPFLFPRKSMRYLQMGLEDKLRGNLEPWLCYYCGECSEQCPREAEPGETMMSMRRWLTSRYDFTGISRLFYRSWKAELTGILLVALLTGLGFSLFGASRGRLGVVDGPGAFLPSSAIHKFDWALGMFLLALLLSNCARMWWFCIGREGKLHIPLASYVRQAWLLPVHFLTQKRYRECERKSPWAIHLALMLSYLTMLILIMFFLHLVQREPIDLRVHVFGWLATVGLLGTTAYAIFGRIKKTQPQYKHSHETDWIFLVLLVYVVTTGILQHILHRAGLPVATNVTYVIHMMGVVPMLGLEVPFSKWAHLAYRPLGMYFAGIQAEAIEEKERLAGAMPKAQVA
- a CDS encoding hydrogenase iron-sulfur subunit gives rise to the protein MGFEPRIVGFLCNWCSYTGADLAGTSRIKYQPNVRAIRVMCSARVDPQFVLRAFASGADGVLLCGCHPGDCHYSEGNYKTARRIPLLKRLLADFGIEDDRLRLEWVSASEGRRYADVVDDMTNRIRALGPCKVRTVLATDRVER
- a CDS encoding Ni/Fe hydrogenase subunit alpha gives rise to the protein MGRKISIDPITRLEGHGKIEIFLDPEGGVEDCYFQIPELRGFERFVVGRPIEELPRIVTRICGVCPASHHMAGAKAVDGCFGKQIAPLAVKLRDMYYQAHYLHSHIAHFYALAAPDFVCGPDCDPATRNILGVVAKVGLEIGGRVIKSRAQAQSIQMILGGKTTHLVWCLPGGVSKGLKKEELDEIRPMAADLYDFSLFSLQLFKDVVLGNAGYVELILKGPYTLDVQQMGLVDENNAPNFYDGKVRVVDFEGKEICKYAAEDYAQFVGEHVEPWSYLKFPYLRKRGWKGFVEGIDSSIYCATPLARLNVADRMATPKAQEAYEEMFSTLGQKPCRALLAQHWARLVEMVQNAETLLRYCKDPEITGETFRVIPERITGEGVGIVEAMRGTLTHHYTCDERGICTSANLIVGTTNNNAPIHMVTKKVAKEMIRPGVEPTQGILNRIEMAFRAFDPCFSCATHSLPGEMPLEVRVHQDGDVRWEFKRGC
- a CDS encoding CoB--CoM heterodisulfide reductase iron-sulfur subunit A family protein, whose protein sequence is MDDCKIGVYVCNCGTNIAKVVDCDALAKAASEMPHVAVARSYKYMCSTPGQEMIVQDIKDLGLDRVVVSACSPRMHEPTFRKALQTGGINPYYLEMANIREQCSWVHEDPRAATEKAAALTGAAVRRVPFHEPLEKRYVDMCSTTLVLGGGIAGLTAALELGESGQPVLLVEKTDHLGGNLARVDLTAPYLDSARDILRDRIARVMANPKIRVLLRAELTEFQGYVGNFTARILSPEGPIEAPVGSAVVCTGYREFDAAQIEEYGYGRLPNVITSFEFETMLREGRVQTRGGRVPQYVALIHCVGSRSSRWHGYCSRVCCMTALKYGHEIKSAIPGSYVYDLYIDMHAFGKGCEDFYKRSAEIKTMFLMYKKGEHPEIVASGPDDDCEMLIKVHEMLSGEEIEVPADLVVLMVGMEAREDAGRVARLVNISQDKDGWFIESHPKLDPVATTTDGVFIAGACQAPKGIPGSVAQAEAASARILAKIVHGRIEVDAVFAEVDEDRCSGCRMCNELCPYTAIEYDEAKRRSHVISAMCKACGCCVAACPSGAIKGRHFTDRQIQAEIEGVLEWASSRG